One uncultured Tolumonas sp. DNA segment encodes these proteins:
- a CDS encoding class I SAM-dependent methyltransferase produces MGEWFQDWFDGDYAVLYAHRDAEEAALAVQTALGAAPALRSGPVLDLACGSGRHLQVLRRTNPAAFGLDLSRHLLALAPLELRGWLLRGDMRRLPFRPGSLSGICLWFTPFGYFEDDENRRLLADLAGLLRPGGALVLDVMNPARVRAELVAEDVVERAGLRVRSRRSIERGRVVKRMTLQRLDTGQVRRAVESVRLYEPPELLWMADAGGLRPLAQLGDYLGGPFDPERSPRWLGILERGDLR; encoded by the coding sequence ATGGGCGAGTGGTTCCAGGACTGGTTCGACGGGGATTATGCGGTGCTGTACGCGCACCGGGATGCCGAGGAGGCGGCGCTGGCGGTGCAGACCGCGCTGGGCGCCGCCCCGGCGCTCCGCTCGGGGCCTGTCCTGGACCTGGCCTGCGGGAGCGGAAGGCATCTGCAGGTGCTGCGCAGGACGAACCCTGCCGCCTTCGGGCTGGACCTGTCGCGGCACCTGCTGGCGCTCGCCCCCCTGGAGCTGCGCGGCTGGCTGCTCCGGGGCGACATGCGGCGCCTGCCCTTCCGCCCGGGCTCCCTGTCGGGGATCTGCCTCTGGTTCACCCCCTTCGGCTACTTCGAGGACGACGAGAACCGGCGCCTGCTCGCTGACCTGGCGGGACTGCTCCGGCCAGGGGGGGCCCTGGTGCTGGACGTGATGAACCCCGCCCGGGTGAGGGCGGAGCTGGTGGCCGAGGACGTGGTGGAGCGGGCCGGCCTCCGGGTGCGGAGCCGGCGCTCCATCGAGCGGGGCCGCGTCGTCAAGCGCATGACCCTCCAGCGCCTGGACACGGGACAGGTCCGGAGGGCCGTGGAATCGGTCCGGCTCTACGAGCCGCCGGAGCTGCTCTGGATGGCGGATGCCGGGGGACTCCGGCCCCTCGCCCAGCTGGGTGACTACCTGGGCGGCCCCTTCGATCCGGAGCGCTCCCCCCGCTGGCTCGGCATCCTCGAGCGAGGGGACTTGCGCTAG
- a CDS encoding PAS domain S-box protein: protein MAESFPNPSWPAALLLGSGLLAAALAGGILWLLLDRRRLERELSLAAARYRTFFEHGEDGIVILDPATTRIIDFNEQACRQLGYTRAEFARLSLPDLEAQETPTGSLEHVRRIVAQGHDDFETLQRTKSGELRNVHVTVKHIRTPGTEIYHCIWRDITDQKRAEHAEARSRESLASLFEHAVMGLYRTSMQGRIMMANQAMCRMFGYASLEELADCRLEGNPTYDVQRFRRELEAHSKVEGLESQWTKPSGEVVTLRESARLVRDASGNPLYFEGIVEDVTERKRAEEEKARLQAQLVQSQKMESLGQLAGGVAHDMNNVLGAILFAASAQRQEEDPDSAAWWAFDMITQAATRGGEMVKSLLGLARQSPGEMRELDLNLVLGEELRLLERTTLSRIRLELELDPTLGPVRGDGSLLAHAFMNLCINAVDAMPEGGTLTLRTRNAGGRWAEVHVEDTGTGMPKEVLDKAMDPFFTTKEVGKGTGLGLSMVYGTVNAHNGQMEIRSEPGRGTQVVLRFPVCEAQAQDPACESGPGPLTASRRLHVLLVDDDELIRRSMAALSATGRLDVTPAACGEEALALLEGGLRPDAVILDMNMPGLGGQGTLPRLRELCPAVPVLLATGRADQTAQSLAGIHPGVSLMPKPFSHEALLRRLGELCPAGS from the coding sequence ATGGCTGAAAGCTTTCCCAACCCCTCCTGGCCGGCGGCACTCCTCCTGGGCTCGGGCCTGCTGGCGGCGGCGCTCGCCGGCGGGATCCTGTGGCTGCTGCTGGACCGCCGCCGGCTGGAGCGCGAGCTCTCCCTGGCCGCTGCCCGCTACCGGACCTTCTTCGAACACGGCGAGGACGGCATCGTGATCCTCGATCCGGCCACCACGCGCATCATCGACTTCAACGAACAGGCCTGCCGCCAGCTGGGCTATACGCGGGCGGAGTTCGCGCGGCTCAGCCTCCCCGATCTCGAAGCCCAGGAGACGCCCACCGGCTCCCTGGAGCATGTGCGCCGCATCGTGGCCCAGGGCCACGACGACTTCGAGACCCTGCAGCGCACCAAGAGCGGCGAGCTCCGGAACGTCCATGTGACCGTGAAGCACATCCGGACGCCGGGCACCGAGATCTACCACTGCATCTGGCGGGACATCACCGATCAGAAGCGGGCGGAGCATGCGGAGGCGCGCTCCCGGGAGAGCCTGGCCAGCCTCTTCGAGCACGCGGTGATGGGGCTCTACCGGACGTCCATGCAGGGGCGCATCATGATGGCCAACCAGGCCATGTGCCGGATGTTCGGCTACGCCAGCCTCGAGGAGCTGGCCGACTGCCGGCTGGAGGGGAATCCCACCTACGATGTGCAGCGCTTCCGCCGGGAACTGGAGGCCCACTCGAAGGTGGAAGGCCTCGAGTCCCAGTGGACGAAGCCCAGCGGCGAGGTGGTCACCCTCCGGGAGAGCGCGCGCCTCGTCCGGGATGCCTCGGGCAACCCGCTGTACTTCGAGGGAATCGTCGAGGATGTCACGGAGCGCAAGCGGGCCGAGGAGGAGAAGGCCCGGCTCCAGGCCCAGCTCGTCCAGTCCCAGAAGATGGAGAGCCTGGGGCAGCTGGCCGGCGGGGTGGCCCACGACATGAACAACGTCCTGGGGGCCATCCTGTTCGCAGCCTCCGCCCAGCGCCAGGAGGAGGATCCGGACAGCGCGGCCTGGTGGGCCTTCGACATGATCACCCAGGCCGCCACCCGGGGCGGGGAGATGGTGAAGAGCCTGCTGGGGCTGGCCCGCCAGAGTCCGGGGGAGATGCGCGAACTGGACCTGAACCTGGTGCTGGGCGAGGAGCTCCGGCTGCTCGAGCGCACGACCCTCTCCAGGATCCGCCTCGAGCTGGAGCTGGATCCCACCCTGGGGCCGGTCCGGGGGGACGGGAGCCTCCTGGCCCACGCCTTCATGAACCTCTGCATCAACGCCGTGGATGCGATGCCCGAGGGAGGCACGCTCACCCTGCGCACCCGGAACGCCGGAGGCCGGTGGGCCGAGGTCCATGTGGAGGACACCGGGACCGGCATGCCCAAGGAGGTGCTGGACAAGGCGATGGATCCCTTCTTCACCACCAAGGAGGTGGGGAAGGGCACCGGGCTGGGGCTCTCCATGGTCTACGGCACCGTCAATGCCCACAACGGCCAGATGGAGATCCGGAGCGAGCCGGGCCGCGGCACCCAGGTGGTGCTGCGCTTTCCGGTCTGCGAAGCGCAGGCCCAGGACCCGGCCTGCGAGAGCGGCCCGGGGCCGCTCACGGCATCCCGCCGGCTGCATGTGCTGCTGGTGGACGACGACGAGTTGATCCGGAGGTCCATGGCGGCGCTCTCGGCCACAGGGCGGCTTGATGTCACCCCGGCCGCCTGCGGCGAGGAGGCGCTGGCCCTGCTGGAGGGCGGGTTGCGGCCGGACGCGGTGATCCTGGACATGAACATGCCGGGGCTCGGCGGCCAGGGCACGCTTCCCCGGCTCCGGGAGCTCTGCCCGGCGGTGCCGGTCCTCCTCGCCACCGGCCGGGCGGACCAGACCGCCCAGTCGCTCGCCGGGATCCACCCAGGCGTCTCCCTCATGCCCAAGCCGTTCAGCCACGAGGCCCTCCTCCGCCGGCTCGGGGAGCTTTGTCCTGCGGGTTCATGA
- a CDS encoding DHA2 family efflux MFS transporter permease subunit, translating into MVNARKGISPYVIAMVVMLTTFMEVLDTSVANVSLPHIAGSLSATIDESTWVLTSYLVANAVVLPMSGWFSSLMGRKRFYLTCVFIFTASSLLCATAPSLGWLIFFRILQGLGGGGLQPTSQSILMESFPPEKHGQAMAMYGIGVVFAPVIGPVLGGWLTDHYSWHWIFLINIPVGILSMVLSSAILMDPPYLKRLSLEDSKQIDFVGFALVIIGLASLEIVLDEGQRNDWFSSSFIVAFAIIAVVGLVAMVLWELHHDHPVVNLRLLKDRTFASSNFMLFALGFVLYGSTFLIPVFLQTMLGFDATTSGLVMTPGGLVILVSMPIVGFLVRRIDTRGLVAYGLIMTGLGLLRMSQWNLSIGYWDAATARIVQCMGLGSLFIPINVMAYSNLSKEKANQAAGLMNLFRNIGGSVGIALLSTLLSRRTQFHQVQLTGHLTQGNPISLNFAAGAGRTLVAKGYSAVDAAQGGWGLLWGQVLRQARYMAMLDVFFVAALICFATLPFLVIMRRPRHNAAAPVDVH; encoded by the coding sequence ATGGTCAACGCACGGAAGGGGATCAGCCCCTACGTCATCGCCATGGTGGTGATGCTCACCACTTTCATGGAGGTGCTCGACACCTCCGTGGCGAACGTGTCCCTGCCCCACATCGCGGGCAGCCTCTCGGCCACCATCGACGAGAGCACCTGGGTGCTCACCTCGTACCTCGTGGCCAACGCGGTGGTGCTGCCCATGAGCGGGTGGTTCAGCAGCCTCATGGGCCGCAAGCGCTTCTACCTCACCTGCGTCTTCATCTTCACCGCCAGCAGCCTCCTGTGCGCCACCGCGCCCTCCCTGGGCTGGCTGATCTTCTTCCGCATCCTCCAGGGCCTGGGCGGCGGCGGGCTCCAGCCCACCTCCCAGAGCATCCTGATGGAGAGCTTCCCGCCGGAGAAGCACGGGCAGGCCATGGCGATGTACGGCATCGGCGTGGTCTTCGCCCCGGTCATCGGGCCGGTGCTGGGCGGCTGGCTCACGGACCACTACAGCTGGCACTGGATCTTCCTCATCAACATCCCTGTGGGCATCCTGTCCATGGTGCTCTCCAGCGCCATCCTCATGGATCCTCCGTACCTCAAGCGGCTGAGCCTGGAGGACAGCAAGCAGATCGACTTCGTCGGCTTCGCCCTGGTGATCATCGGCCTGGCGTCCCTCGAGATCGTGCTGGACGAGGGCCAGCGCAACGACTGGTTCTCCAGCTCCTTCATCGTGGCCTTCGCCATCATCGCCGTGGTGGGACTGGTCGCCATGGTGCTCTGGGAGCTGCACCACGACCATCCGGTGGTCAACCTGCGCCTGCTCAAGGACCGCACCTTCGCCAGCTCCAACTTCATGCTGTTCGCGCTGGGCTTCGTCCTCTACGGCAGCACCTTCCTGATCCCAGTGTTTCTCCAGACGATGCTCGGGTTCGACGCGACCACCAGCGGGCTGGTCATGACGCCGGGGGGCCTCGTCATCCTGGTCAGCATGCCCATCGTGGGCTTCCTCGTGCGCCGCATCGACACCCGCGGCCTCGTGGCCTACGGCCTGATCATGACCGGCCTGGGCCTGCTCCGGATGAGCCAGTGGAACCTCTCCATCGGCTACTGGGACGCTGCCACCGCCCGCATCGTCCAGTGCATGGGCCTGGGCTCCCTCTTCATCCCCATCAACGTGATGGCCTACTCGAACCTCTCCAAGGAGAAGGCCAACCAGGCCGCCGGGCTCATGAACCTCTTCCGCAACATCGGAGGCAGCGTGGGCATCGCCCTCCTGAGCACCCTCCTGAGCCGGCGAACCCAGTTCCACCAGGTCCAGCTCACCGGCCACCTGACCCAGGGCAACCCGATCTCCCTGAACTTCGCGGCGGGAGCGGGCCGGACCCTCGTGGCCAAGGGCTACAGCGCCGTGGACGCGGCCCAGGGCGGCTGGGGCCTGCTCTGGGGCCAGGTGCTGCGCCAGGCGCGCTACATGGCCATGCTCGACGTGTTCTTCGTGGCCGCCCTGATCTGCTTCGCGACCCTGCCCTTCCTCGTCATCATGCGCCGACCGCGGCACAATGCGGCAGCGCCCGTCGATGTCCACTGA
- a CDS encoding cytidylate kinase-like family protein, with product MTTLPAITISRSLGSGGAQVGAGVARQLGWRFCDRRILREAARSLGVDAASLRCQEERPCGFLQQLLNLTAFATPEVPFVPPFEAPVYSAELFEAERTVMRRFADAGPSVLVGRGGFAALKDRPNALHVRIHADLEHRVHWLLDHGKAEDEAAARAMILQSDRERHQFFRKVLHLEWDDASPFGLVLDSGRLGLDGCVQALLAEAKARLVTE from the coding sequence ATGACCACGCTTCCCGCCATCACCATCTCCCGCAGCCTCGGCAGCGGAGGCGCGCAGGTCGGCGCCGGGGTCGCCCGGCAACTGGGCTGGCGCTTCTGCGACCGGCGCATCCTGCGGGAGGCGGCCCGCAGCCTGGGCGTGGACGCGGCCTCCCTCCGCTGCCAGGAGGAGCGTCCCTGCGGCTTCCTCCAGCAGCTCCTGAACCTCACCGCCTTCGCCACGCCGGAAGTGCCCTTCGTGCCGCCCTTCGAGGCCCCGGTCTACAGCGCAGAGCTGTTCGAGGCGGAGCGGACGGTCATGCGCCGCTTCGCCGACGCGGGGCCTTCCGTGCTGGTGGGACGCGGCGGCTTCGCGGCCCTGAAGGACCGCCCCAACGCGCTGCACGTGCGCATCCATGCGGACCTCGAACACCGCGTGCACTGGCTGCTGGACCACGGCAAGGCGGAGGACGAGGCGGCGGCCCGGGCCATGATCCTCCAGTCCGACCGGGAGCGGCACCAGTTCTTCCGCAAGGTGCTCCACCTGGAGTGGGACGACGCCTCCCCCTTCGGCCTGGTCCTGGATTCGGGGCGGCTCGGACTGGACGGCTGCGTCCAGGCCCTCCTGGCGGAGGCCAAGGCTCGGCTCGTCACAGAATAA
- the tpiA gene encoding triose-phosphate isomerase, giving the protein MRIVIANWKMNLLSKDIEAFCAACVSGYKPKAGVEAGIAAPYIYLKDVKAKLGPCGVKLYAQNAHFEAKGAFTGEISMAQLKDIGCDGVLLGHSERRHIFGETNANLVKKVKAAREHGLMPVLCIGETLEERDGGKMFDVLREQLAVLKETGAGPLVVAYEPVWAIGTGRVATVEQIREVHAFVAEELARNGAAGTPIQYGGSVTPDNFAEIIQVPHVAGGLVGGAALVPEKFLKLIEQAQA; this is encoded by the coding sequence ATGCGCATCGTCATCGCCAACTGGAAGATGAACCTCCTCTCCAAGGACATCGAGGCCTTCTGCGCCGCGTGTGTGTCCGGCTACAAGCCCAAGGCCGGCGTCGAGGCCGGCATCGCCGCGCCCTACATCTACCTCAAGGACGTGAAGGCGAAGCTCGGCCCCTGCGGTGTCAAGCTCTATGCCCAGAACGCCCACTTCGAGGCCAAGGGCGCCTTCACCGGCGAGATCTCCATGGCCCAGCTCAAGGACATCGGCTGCGACGGTGTGCTCCTGGGCCACAGCGAGCGCCGGCACATCTTCGGCGAGACCAACGCCAACCTCGTGAAGAAGGTGAAGGCGGCCCGCGAGCACGGCCTCATGCCCGTCCTCTGCATCGGGGAAACGCTGGAGGAGCGTGACGGCGGGAAGATGTTCGACGTGCTGCGCGAGCAGCTGGCCGTGCTCAAGGAGACGGGTGCCGGTCCACTGGTGGTCGCCTACGAGCCCGTGTGGGCGATCGGCACCGGCCGCGTGGCCACCGTCGAGCAGATCCGCGAGGTCCATGCCTTCGTGGCCGAGGAACTGGCGCGCAACGGCGCCGCCGGGACCCCCATCCAGTACGGCGGCAGCGTCACCCCGGACAACTTCGCCGAGATCATCCAGGTGCCCCACGTCGCCGGCGGCCTGGTGGGCGGCGCCGCCCTGGTGCCCGAGAAGTTCCTCAAGCTCATCGAGCAGGCCCAGGCCTGA
- a CDS encoding TetR/AcrR family transcriptional regulator, translated as MTPRCDPSSPNTRKALLEAALFCFAERGFEGTSLRMVADRADKHMSLIAHHFGNKDGLYLAVFRDMLENLVADRPMPPGAPAPPRDADEAAARLRWIIRNRLREMHFVFEHGDPKRAAYFRLWLSAVRMPLPELEPLLREGVAPLKMQIADCIRTLRPDFPDRDIPFWCALIHGQFLTNTMFRRFNELVFGPESYPPTVDELADHIADITLRAIGRPEPA; from the coding sequence ATGACCCCCCGCTGCGACCCAAGCTCTCCCAACACCCGCAAGGCCCTCCTCGAGGCGGCGCTGTTCTGCTTCGCCGAGCGGGGCTTCGAAGGGACCAGCCTCCGGATGGTGGCGGACCGGGCGGACAAGCACATGTCCCTCATCGCCCATCACTTCGGGAACAAGGATGGCCTCTACCTGGCGGTCTTCCGGGACATGCTGGAGAACCTGGTGGCCGACCGGCCCATGCCCCCCGGGGCGCCGGCCCCCCCGAGAGATGCCGACGAGGCCGCGGCCCGGCTGCGCTGGATCATCCGGAACCGGCTCCGGGAGATGCACTTCGTCTTCGAGCACGGCGACCCCAAGCGGGCCGCCTACTTCCGGCTCTGGCTGTCGGCCGTCCGCATGCCCCTGCCCGAGCTGGAGCCCCTGCTGCGGGAGGGGGTCGCCCCGCTCAAGATGCAGATCGCCGACTGCATCCGGACCCTCCGGCCCGACTTCCCCGACCGCGACATTCCTTTCTGGTGCGCCCTGATCCACGGTCAGTTCCTGACGAACACCATGTTCCGCCGCTTCAACGAGCTGGTGTTCGGCCCCGAGAGCTACCCCCCGACCGTGGACGAGCTGGCCGACCACATCGCCGACATCACCCTGCGCGCCATCGGCCGCCCGGAGCCTGCATGA
- a CDS encoding phosphoglycerate kinase — MMPFRSLKDLDVKGHRVFLRADLNVPIHDGQVQDARRIRETLPTLQHLLDNGASVVLASHLGRPKGEGIEPPYSLAPVCAWLKAEGFDIRMASGIVGEKVEAEAAALKPGQILMLENLRYNRGEVRNREEFALALARLADTYVNDAFGTAHRPHASVSGMVAFFDSDRIAAGFLLVKELKAMARITNNPERPLVAVIGGSKVSEKIGLIRHFIGHAQAILIGGAMSFTFLKAQGIPVGNSLYEDDKLDLARDLLAEAREKGTILRLPIDHVVAEEMTPGAQTSVVHGQAVPEGTMGLDIGPDTVALYSLEIRKARTVLWNGPMGVFEVEAFAEGTLAVAQEMANAADGGAFVLLGGGDSISAANKAGVEDRISHLSTGGGASLEYLSGLRLPGVAALTVLPFRTLRDLDLKGHRAFLRADLNAPVKDSVVKDPTRIRETLPTLKYLVDHGASVVLGSHLGRPQGIGFEAEFSLAPVATWLKGQGFDVTLAGGVVGERVEKLASALEPGQILLLENLRFDKGETRNREDFAKALARMADTYVDDAFGAAHRAHASVSGMVHYFEQDRIAAGFLLEKELKAMRRVMVNPLKPLVAVLGGAKVSEKIELISHFLGKADTILIGGAMSYTFLKAQGIPVGNSLYEDDKLELALKLLRDAKAHGTEILLPTDHVIASEISTTADCSVTDGFSIPDGKMGLDIGPKTLAAYVQELGRAQTILWNGPMGVFEMDLFAAGTLGVAEAMARAADGGAFVLLGGGDSISAANKAGVAARMSHMSTGGGASLEYLSGLELPGVAVLHTQY, encoded by the coding sequence ATGATGCCGTTCAGGTCCCTCAAGGATTTGGATGTGAAAGGCCACCGGGTCTTCCTCAGGGCGGACTTGAACGTGCCTATCCACGACGGCCAGGTCCAGGACGCCCGGCGGATCCGTGAGACCCTGCCCACCCTGCAGCACCTCCTGGACAATGGCGCCAGCGTGGTGCTGGCCTCGCACCTGGGCCGCCCCAAGGGCGAAGGCATCGAGCCGCCCTACAGCTTGGCCCCGGTCTGCGCCTGGCTGAAGGCGGAGGGCTTCGACATCCGCATGGCCAGCGGCATCGTGGGCGAGAAGGTGGAGGCCGAAGCCGCCGCCCTCAAGCCCGGCCAGATCCTGATGCTGGAGAACCTGCGTTACAACCGCGGCGAGGTGAGGAACCGGGAGGAGTTCGCCCTGGCCCTGGCCCGCCTGGCGGACACCTACGTCAACGACGCCTTCGGCACCGCCCACCGTCCCCACGCCTCGGTGAGCGGCATGGTGGCCTTCTTCGACTCGGACCGCATCGCCGCCGGGTTCCTGCTGGTGAAGGAACTCAAGGCCATGGCCCGCATCACGAACAACCCCGAGCGGCCGCTGGTGGCCGTGATCGGCGGCTCCAAGGTCTCGGAGAAGATCGGGCTCATCCGCCACTTCATCGGTCATGCGCAGGCCATCCTCATCGGCGGCGCCATGAGCTTCACCTTCCTCAAGGCCCAGGGCATCCCCGTGGGCAACAGCCTCTACGAGGACGACAAGCTCGACCTGGCCCGGGACCTCCTCGCCGAGGCCCGGGAGAAGGGCACGATCCTGCGCCTGCCCATCGACCACGTGGTGGCCGAGGAGATGACCCCCGGCGCCCAGACCTCCGTGGTCCACGGCCAGGCCGTGCCCGAGGGCACCATGGGCCTGGACATCGGCCCCGACACCGTCGCCCTCTACAGCCTGGAGATCCGCAAGGCCCGGACGGTGCTGTGGAACGGCCCCATGGGCGTCTTCGAGGTGGAGGCCTTCGCCGAGGGCACCCTGGCGGTGGCCCAGGAGATGGCCAATGCCGCGGACGGGGGGGCCTTCGTGCTCCTGGGCGGCGGCGACAGCATCTCGGCCGCCAACAAGGCAGGGGTCGAGGACCGCATCAGCCACCTCTCCACCGGCGGCGGCGCCAGCCTGGAGTATCTCAGCGGCCTGCGGCTGCCCGGGGTCGCGGCCCTGACGGTGCTGCCCTTCCGCACCCTGCGCGACCTGGACCTCAAGGGGCACCGCGCCTTCCTGCGGGCGGACCTGAACGCCCCGGTGAAGGACAGCGTGGTGAAGGACCCGACCCGCATCCGCGAGACCCTGCCCACCCTCAAGTATCTTGTGGACCACGGCGCCTCCGTGGTCCTGGGCTCCCACCTGGGACGTCCGCAGGGCATCGGCTTCGAAGCGGAGTTCAGCCTGGCGCCCGTAGCCACCTGGCTCAAGGGCCAGGGTTTCGATGTGACCCTGGCGGGCGGCGTGGTCGGCGAGCGGGTGGAGAAGCTGGCCAGCGCCCTGGAGCCCGGCCAGATCCTGCTCCTGGAGAACCTCCGCTTCGACAAGGGCGAGACCCGCAACCGCGAGGACTTCGCCAAGGCCCTGGCCCGGATGGCCGACACCTACGTGGACGACGCCTTCGGCGCGGCGCACCGTGCCCACGCCTCCGTGAGCGGCATGGTGCACTACTTCGAGCAGGACCGCATCGCCGCGGGCTTCCTGCTGGAGAAGGAGCTGAAGGCCATGCGCCGGGTCATGGTCAACCCCCTGAAGCCGCTGGTGGCGGTGCTGGGCGGCGCCAAGGTCTCGGAAAAGATCGAGCTCATCAGCCACTTCCTGGGCAAGGCCGACACCATCCTCATCGGCGGCGCCATGAGCTACACCTTCCTGAAGGCCCAGGGCATCCCCGTGGGCAACAGCCTCTACGAGGACGACAAGCTGGAGCTGGCCCTCAAGCTCCTGCGCGACGCCAAGGCCCACGGCACCGAGATCCTCCTCCCCACGGACCACGTCATCGCCTCCGAGATCTCCACCACGGCGGACTGCTCGGTCACCGACGGGTTCTCCATCCCCGACGGCAAGATGGGCCTCGACATCGGCCCGAAGACCCTGGCCGCCTACGTGCAGGAGCTGGGCCGCGCCCAGACGATCCTATGGAACGGCCCCATGGGCGTCTTCGAGATGGACCTCTTCGCCGCCGGGACCCTGGGCGTGGCCGAGGCCATGGCCCGCGCTGCCGACGGGGGCGCCTTCGTCCTGCTCGGCGGCGGCGACAGCATCTCCGCCGCCAACAAGGCCGGCGTGGCGGCCCGCATGAGCCACATGTCCACGGGCGGCGGCGCGAGCCTCGAATACCTCAGCGGCCTGGAGCTCCCGGGCGTCGCGGTCCTTCACACCCAGTACTGA
- a CDS encoding HlyD family secretion protein has protein sequence MESTQSPKSEAAAQPDVKARLRKVALVALPVLVLAGLAFWLTGRNKVSTDDAQVDGHLIAIAAKVQGTVSELKVKDNEEVKQGQVLLAVDDQDYKVALDKAKAELAEAESRLTASSADTQAAEEAYASAQHAEVAVAEANVAARTASQVKAKADLERMKPLAERHEISAQAFDGYRTAADVADQELAAARKRLDAVRQEAKIRRTGTTSAKAREEASAAAIARAKASVKALELQVGYCTIAAPSAGLVTRRTVEPGQIIQPGQTLMMLVPLHDVWITANFKETELKDVKPGQEAEVEVDMNGRTLKGQVDSIAGSTGARLSLFPPENAAGNYVKVVQRVPVKIVVDAKEAEAAGLRPGLNVTATIHTR, from the coding sequence ATGGAAAGCACGCAATCCCCGAAGAGCGAGGCCGCCGCGCAGCCCGACGTCAAGGCCCGGCTGCGCAAGGTCGCCCTGGTCGCCCTGCCGGTCCTGGTCCTCGCGGGCCTGGCCTTCTGGCTGACCGGCCGCAACAAGGTCAGCACCGACGATGCCCAGGTGGACGGCCACCTGATCGCCATCGCCGCCAAGGTCCAGGGCACCGTCAGCGAGCTGAAGGTGAAGGACAACGAGGAGGTCAAGCAGGGCCAGGTGCTCCTGGCCGTGGACGACCAGGACTACAAGGTGGCCCTGGACAAGGCCAAGGCCGAGCTGGCCGAGGCGGAGTCCCGGCTCACCGCCAGCAGCGCCGACACCCAGGCCGCGGAGGAGGCCTACGCCTCCGCCCAGCACGCGGAGGTGGCGGTGGCCGAGGCCAACGTCGCCGCCAGGACCGCCAGCCAGGTCAAGGCCAAGGCCGACCTGGAGCGCATGAAGCCCCTGGCCGAGCGCCATGAGATCAGCGCCCAGGCCTTCGACGGCTACCGCACCGCCGCCGATGTGGCGGACCAGGAGCTGGCCGCCGCCCGCAAGCGGCTGGACGCGGTGCGCCAGGAGGCCAAGATCCGCCGCACCGGCACCACCTCCGCCAAGGCCCGCGAGGAGGCCAGCGCCGCCGCCATCGCCAGGGCCAAGGCCAGCGTCAAGGCCCTGGAGCTCCAGGTGGGCTACTGCACCATCGCGGCCCCCTCGGCCGGCCTGGTGACCCGCCGCACGGTGGAGCCCGGCCAGATCATCCAGCCCGGCCAGACCCTCATGATGCTCGTGCCCCTGCACGATGTCTGGATCACCGCCAACTTCAAGGAGACCGAGCTCAAGGACGTGAAGCCCGGCCAGGAGGCCGAGGTCGAGGTGGACATGAACGGCAGGACCCTGAAGGGCCAGGTGGACTCCATCGCCGGCTCCACGGGCGCCCGCCTCAGCCTCTTCCCCCCCGAGAACGCCGCCGGCAACTACGTGAAGGTCGTCCAGCGCGTGCCCGTGAAGATCGTCGTGGACGCCAAGGAGGCGGAAGCCGCCGGGCTGCGGCCGGGCCTCAACGTCACCGCGACCATCCATACGCGCTGA
- a CDS encoding TolC family protein: MGTGLDTLRAKVRTQTEQQALLRAQTAQREALSGLVRLLDLPADTELHLAPVTVQEPAGNTPGLLEEVRTATASRADFRALEAQRQAAEERVAGAQALRLPTIQAFASVEETGLVKTQLERVFEVGVQVKVPLFTGGRIQAQENQAKAARTQLQAVRRDMEAKVGFEVRTARERLETAHSEVALAEQTLGLAQAELAQARHRFEAGVSTNIELVNAQEELAKAEEGRLDALYRLDQAQADLAHAKGELESRYAH, encoded by the coding sequence GTGGGCACGGGACTGGACACCCTCCGCGCCAAGGTCCGGACCCAGACGGAGCAGCAGGCCCTGCTCCGGGCCCAGACCGCCCAGCGCGAGGCCTTGAGCGGCCTGGTGCGCCTGCTGGACCTGCCGGCCGACACCGAGCTGCACCTGGCGCCGGTGACCGTGCAGGAGCCGGCGGGGAACACCCCCGGCCTGCTCGAGGAGGTCCGCACGGCCACCGCCAGCCGGGCTGATTTCCGGGCCCTGGAGGCCCAGCGCCAGGCCGCCGAGGAGCGGGTGGCCGGTGCGCAGGCCCTGCGCCTGCCCACCATCCAGGCCTTCGCCTCCGTGGAGGAGACGGGGCTGGTCAAGACCCAGCTCGAGCGCGTGTTCGAGGTGGGCGTGCAGGTCAAGGTCCCTCTGTTCACGGGCGGCCGGATCCAGGCCCAGGAGAACCAGGCCAAGGCGGCCAGGACCCAGCTGCAGGCCGTCCGCCGCGACATGGAGGCCAAGGTGGGCTTCGAGGTCCGCACGGCCCGGGAGCGCCTGGAGACCGCGCACAGCGAGGTGGCCCTGGCCGAGCAGACCCTCGGCCTGGCCCAGGCGGAGCTGGCGCAGGCCCGGCACCGCTTCGAGGCGGGGGTCTCCACCAACATCGAGCTGGTCAATGCCCAGGAGGAGCTGGCCAAGGCCGAGGAAGGCCGCCTGGACGCGCTCTACCGGCTGGACCAGGCCCAGGCTGACCTCGCCCACGCCAAGGGCGAGCTGGAAAGCCGCTACGCACACTGA